One Ricinus communis isolate WT05 ecotype wild-type chromosome 1, ASM1957865v1, whole genome shotgun sequence DNA window includes the following coding sequences:
- the LOC8263496 gene encoding uncharacterized protein LOC8263496 isoform X1, whose product MPEASSSISTINPIDHLPLSIIGSEIIPPAPTRSESTIDWLPDFSGYAWIAYGASSLLVISHLPSPMSSDEFLIGPILRQVFELSGDHSSAVTSVSWSSVTPSIGELAAASNNCIYVFSHDSGSSKGSFCWSQNAVLVQSTKVEAIKWTGSGDGIISGGIDVVLWRRRNRSSWEIAWKFKRDEPQNLVSATWSIEGPSAAANAYPSKLHAKRSSDESKSVLVCYGNSISEYEKCELCHPQPVSMVQWRPLTINQSRRDVKHSPRHMLLTCCLDGTARLWTEIDNGKVKKLGKDNSDHKTRKSFCVAAVIEINQVLSGSLGIDMVLNWATEHAGVYRTGEGSNISTERYGHDWVGKCDWLIGFGPGTVITFWVIHCLDDISPVRFPRVTLWKRQELQDLEGGHLGGAGFSKFKDSILLNKVLISRNCLSSPPDECSLVHLLHCNSSVWSLLHIQKSGDMEDRSSDKYLTSSANGVSCGGHTRKILQVALHPYIYELALAASLDSDGLLIFWSVSTLNKLGLSTLISTWKFCGKFVTCDSFCKYTSLKWAPSMLDEDRVLFMGHVGGIDCFIVKISQKGGDVICHHACTIPLTGHNAYEDGPRDIFVIPLPSTCNKTFKYNKFMLLGIWMNAFQALSWEVTLHCFDLQRSSCKCNFDYQNSSESCAWKFENTFANKRYCLSVNPCSSQLPEPYSYDQITSFSVIGPGYLSPMQEGLGLDKDTSCNFPAYIMATGCFDGTLRMWRSNSSKLPTPAILWELVGNFVAHEGPVTAIRLTDCGRKIATLSAGSNMDGSSILHIWDSVHLIGAGSFVLEAILSIDGDVVALNWLTLGNGQFCLGVCMQNELRVYAQQRSVGQTLVNLGKSLNGENWFCIAVAHTLPAIRDLLWGSQAAAVIIHDSYYSVLSQWLFFVDNKHPVKCHANSVVVDCEGGKGTDILSSIFTDCDIANSQLREKSFLMKANKNNEYLSSSLSVVMAQLRQGSDKRFGFWSLVEIAEKLRGMLPVYHPEALLMNIYSGNWKCAYAAVRHLAEYLTSGYASERRCSSGKNSFIAPQIHLSSYFEGLLSRDSTVKEFKWRADVNLPASSSQFFVHGTNFDASNNIFPSSTTASELHGFVEPVEKMYDLAALTNVEKLQILAIIDLLTEIQQSASAYENLDEPGRRFWVALRFQQLYFCRRSGRSSSVEELVVDTRLMSWAFHSDCQETLLGSFLPNEPSWKEMQALGVGFWFTNNAQLRTRMEKLARMQYLRNRDPKDCALLYVALNRIQVLAGLFKISKDEKDKPLVGFLSRNFQEEKNKAAALKNAYVLMGRHQLGLAIAFFLLGGDNYSAITVCAKNLGDEQLALVICRLIEGRGGPLEHHLITKFALPSATERGDYWLASLLKWELGNYFESFLTMLGFPKNCVLGKSALSSNNAAFMDPHIGLHCLILANKYCMRNAIGERNAAILGRWATYMAATAFNRSGLPLEALECLSSSSSNSGNIDQGSISDVDGSQILHVILKPSASDSVNWLSRNVALHLESCAKLDLALQYFSKLMGEHPSWPDTIIGSVQLSSHVKDCEVHQFKKLLENFQEKLYTGISKFEQKFLVVSSCLIKMILVWLHNNGSLFTGYDILFGYTSQYHLQDESRSVGNSVLYPLLHKTLLESVQDISLLLSRFIVSCSINSLQPFENNETVETRSWSDTQGHYFQGIMSMLWSLRTAVRSVSGLSSEDVTARSLVLLDLFEFYVHFASAWLQRNSKGLLLMVQPLLITCTNGHTPYEVDITNLKNILYHIAELLGSNLSVNDTGVGHIVANCMPSTQDRETMHSFSEDEKWHVIGTCLWQHLSRLLKHKLHLLSINIEDDCFSGVSHGLISSWPSGSIGSDDTMKKEIMSFSLILAKLLKITILHVSSYHVKIFGSLLQLKVENELHMTTLTWLKDSIASQAEVLYQDASADIMNSKDELSTFDILWDTCADPNIVSEGFALEKINWSEFFNRRSSQSWSKFYKIIRGEYETREGLDHEVRLSTNRSSDEVESPGKGLFKNGRAVLTTWQKDATISKEETLFQNAKEIYKRDGELLEALCVNSVNEGQAAIASNRKGIIFFSWKDGVTFVDKSEYIWADADWPPNGWAGAESTPVPTSVSPGVGLGSKKGSHLGLGGATLGTGSLARPRRDLTGGGAFGIPGYAGIGASGLGWEVQEDFEEFLDPPATVETISTRAFSSHPSRSFFLVGSSNTHIYLWEFGNNKATATYGVLPAANVPPPYALASVSALQFDPCGHRFASAALDGTVCTWQLEVGGRSNIHPTESSLCFNGYASDVTYVTSSGSVVAAAGYSANGVNAVVWDTLAPPTTSQASIICHEGGARSISMFDNDIGSGSVSPLIVTGGKGGDVGLHDFRYIATGRTKRHKHFDNRDRSSNLPSNPDLQAGAGDKVGGQNQNGMLWYIPKAHLGSVTKISTIPHTSLFLTGSKDGDVKLWDAKAAQLVYHWPKLHERRTFLQPSSRGFGGVVRPAVTDIQVVSHGFLTCGWDGSVKLVQLKDHQHET is encoded by the exons ATGCCCGAAGCAAGCTCTTCGATCTCCACTATCAACCCCATTGATCATCTCCCTCTCTCTATTATTGGATCCGAAATTATTCCACCTGCTCCAACCAGATCCGAATCTACCATCGACTGGCTACCAGATTTTTCCGGTTACGCATGGATCGCGTATGGAGCCTCTTCTCTTCTGGTGATTTCCCACCTTCCATCCCCTATGTCCTCCGACGAGTTCCTGATCGGCCCCATTCTCCGGCAAGTTTTCGAGCTCTCCGGCGACCACTCGTCTGCCGTAACTTCCGTCTCATGGTCTTCAGTGACGCCGTCAATAGGAGAGCTTGCTGCTGCTTCAAATAACTGCATTTATGTATTCTCACATGATTCTGGAAGCTCCAAAG GTTCTTTTTGTTGGAGTCAGAATGCAGTGCTTGTACAATCTACAAAGGTGGAAGCAATCAAATGGACTGGCTCTGGGGATGGAATAATTTCTGGTGGAATTGATGTTGTTTTGTGGAGAAGGAGAAACAGGTCATCATGGGAAATAGCTTGGAAGTTTAAACGAGATGAGCCTCAAAATCTGGTTTCTGCAACTTGGTCAATTGAGGGACCTTCAGCAGCTGCCAATGCCTATCCAAGTAAACTACATGCTAAAAGATCTAGTGATGAGAGCAAGAGTGTGCTTGTATGTTATGGGAACAGTATATCTGAATATGAAAAGTGTGAGCTGTGTCATCCTCAGCCAGTGTCAATGGTTCAGTGGAGGCCATTAACAATAAATCAATCACGTAGAGATGTGAAACATTCTCCAAGGCACATGCTACTAACTTGCTGCCTTGATGGAACTGCGAGGTTATGGACTGAAATAGACAATGGAAAGGTTAAGAAACTGGGCAAGGACAACAGTGAtcacaaaacaagaaaatccTTTTGTGTTGCTGCTGTAATTGAGATTAACCAGGTCTTGAGTGGAAGTTTAGGCATTGATATGGTTTTGAACTGGGCAACAGAACATGCAGGTGTATATAGAACTGGAGAAGGCAGTAACATCTCCACTGAAAGATATGGGCATGATTGGGTTGGCAAATGTGACTGGTTAATTGGGTTTGGACCAGGAACAGTGATTACTTTTTGGGTCATCCACTGTCTTGATGATATCTCACCCGTGAGGTTCCCCCGTGTTACACTATGGAAAAGACAAGAACTGCAGGATCTTGAAGGGGGGCATCTTGGTGGAGCtggtttttcaaaatttaaggACTCCATTCTTCTTAACAAGGTCCTTATTTCGAGGAATTGCTTGTCTAGTCCACCTGATGAATGCTCTTTGGTTCATTTATTACATTGTAATTCCTCGGTCTGGTCTCTGTTACATATCCAAAAATCTGGTGATATGGAGGACAGATCCTCAGACAAGTACTTAACATCTTCTGCTAATGGTGTTTCATGTGGAGGACATACTAGAAAAATCCTACAGGTTGCTTTGCATCCTTATATTTATGAGCTTGCATTGGCTGCTTCTTTGGATTCTGATGGGTTGCTTATTTTTTGGTCAGTTTCGACTCTCAACAAGTTGGGCCTTTCAACATTGATTTCCACGTGGAAGTTTTGTGGAAAGTTTGTTACTTGTGATTCATTCTGTAAGTATACGAGCTTGAAGTGGGCACCTTCTATGTTGGATGAAGACCGTGTACTTTTTATGGGACATGTTGGAGGAATAGATTGCTTTATAGTTAAGATTTCTCAAAAGGGAGGGGACGTAATATGTCACCATGCATGCACCATACCTTTAACTGGTCACAATGCTTATGAGGATGGTCCCCGAGATATCTTTGTGATACCCCTTCCTTCTACCTGTAACAAGACTTTTAAGTACAATAAATTTATGCTTTTGGGGATATGGATGAATGCCTTTCAGGCTCTGTCATGGGAAGTTACTCTACACTGTTTTGACTTGCAAAGGAGTTCTTGTAAATgtaattttgattatcaaaataGTTCTGAGTCCTGTGCATGGAAATTTGAAAATACTTTTGCTAATAAAAGATACTGTCTTAGTGTTAACCCGTGCTCATCTCAGTTGCCAGAGCCATACTCTTATGACCAGATTACTAGTTTTTCTGTGATAGGCCCGGGATATTTATCTCCTATGCAAGAAGGGCTAGGTTTAGATAAAGATACATCCTGCAACTTTCCTGCATATATTATGGCTACAGGGTGCTTTGATGGTACCTTGAGAATGTGGAGAAGTAACTCTTCTAAACTGCCAACTCCTGCCATTCTGTGGGAGCTTGTGGGTAACTTTGTTGCACATGAAGGCCCTGTTACTGCTATACGTTTGACTGATTGTGGTCGGAAGATTGCGACACTCTCTGCAGGGAGTAATATGGATGGCTCTAGCATTCTTCATATATGGGACAGTGTACATCTTATTGGAGCTGGAAGTTTTGTGTTAGAGGCTATATTATCTATTGATGGAGATGTTGTTGCTTTAAATTGGTTAACTTTAGGTAATGGTCAGTTCTGTCTTGGAGTGTGCATGCAGAATGAGTTACGAGTGTATGCTCAGCAGCGTTCTGTAGGCCAGACATTAGTGAACCTTGGAAAATCGTTGAATGGGGAAAACTGGTTTTGCATTGCAGTTGCTCATACTCTCCCTGCTATTCGTGACTTGCTTTGGGGCTCACAGGCTGCAGCTGTCATTATTCATGATAGTTACTATAGTGTACTTAGTCAGTGGTTGTTTTTTGTAGATAACAAGCACCCAGTCAAATGTCATGCAAATTCTGTCGTGGTGGACTGTGAAGGTGGAAAGGGCACGGACATTCTTTCATCAATATTCACTGATTGTGACATTGCCAACAGCCAACTCAGAGAAAAATCATTTCTTATGAAggctaataaaaataatgagtaCCTATCAAGTAGTTTGTCTGTAGTCATGGCTCAACTGAGACAAGGTTCAGATAAAAGGTTTGGTTTCTGGAGCCTGGTCGAAATAGCTGAGAAACTAAGGGGAATGTTACCTGTTTATCATCCTGAGGCACTCcttatgaatatatattcaG GCAATTGGAAATGTGCATATGCAGCTGTGAGGCATCTTGCTGAATATCTTACCTCTGGTTATGCTTCTGAGAGAAGATGCAGCTCTGGAAAGAATAGCTTTATTGCTCCACAGATTCATTTGTCGAGTTATTTTGAAGGACTTCTCTCCAGAGATTCAACTGTTAAAGAGTTTAAATGGAGGGCTGATGTTAACTTACCTGCTTCATCTTCACAATTTTTTGTCCATGGGACTAATTTTGATGCTTCCAATAATATATTTCCTTCATCTACAACAGCATCTGAGCTTCATGGTTTCGTAGAGCCTGTTGAGAAGATGTATGATTTAGCAGCTTTAACCAATGTTGAGAAGTTGCAAATTCTTGCAATCATAGATCTTCTCACCGAAATTCAGCAATCTGCTTCTGCCTATGAAAATCTTGATGAACCTGGGCGAAG GTTTTGGGTGGCATTAAGGTTTCagcaattatatttttgtcgAAGGTCTGGTAGATCATCTTCTGTGGAAGAATTGGTTGTTGACACTAGACTAATGAGCTGGGCCTTCCATTCTGATTGTCAGGAAACTTTGTTGGGTTCTTTTCTTCCAAATGAACCATCATGGAAAGAAATGCAGGCTCTTGGTGTTGGATTCTGGTTTACCAACAATGCACAACTACGCACAAGG ATGGAGAAATTGGCGAGAATGCAATATCTAAGAAACAGAGATCCTAAGGATTGCGCCCTTCTATACGTTGCATTGAATCGAATTCAAGTCTTGGCTGGTCTTTTTAAAATCAGCAAAGATGAAAAGGACAAACCCTTGGTGGGATTTCTTTCACGCAATTTTCAG gaggagaaaaataaagcaGCTGCTTTAAAAAATGCTTATGTCTTAATGGGAAGACATCAACTGGGGCTGGCTATTGCTTTCTTTCTACTTGGTGGTGATAATTATTCTGCAATTACTGTTTGTGCAAAGAATTTAGGAGATGAACAGCTTGCCTTGGTAATTTGTCGACTCATTGAGGGTCGTGGTGGACCATTAGAACATCACCTGATTACAAAGTTTGCACTTCCATCTGCAACTGAGAGAGGCGATTATTGGCTCGCAAGCCTTCTCAAG TGGGAATTGGGCAATTATTTTGAGTCTTTTCTTACCATGCTCGGTTTCCCAAAAAATTGTGTGCTTGGAAAATCTGCACTTTCATCCAATAATGCTGCTTTTATGGATCCTCATATCGGATTACACTGCCTCATATTAGCAAATAAATATTGCATGAGAAATGCCATAGGGGAGCGAAATGCTGCAATCCTTGGTAGGTGGGCAACTTATATGGCGGCTACTGCCTTCAATAGAAGTGGGCTTCCT CTGGAAGCTTTGGAGTGCCTCTCATCTTCCTCAAGTAATTCTGGGAATATAGATCAAGGGAGTATCTCAGATGTTGATGGTTCTCAAATTCTTCATGTAATTTTAAAGCCATCTGCTAGTGATTCTGTGAATTGGCTGTCAAGAAATGTAGCTTTGCATCTGGAGTCCTGTGCTAAATTAGATTTGGCTCTTCAGTATTTCTCAAAATTGATGGGGGAACATCCTAGTTGGCCTGACACTATCATAGGGTCTGTTCAACTCAGTTCGCATGTCAAGGACTGTGAGGttcatcaatttaaaaaattgttagaaaattttcaagaaaaactCTATACGGGAATTTCAAAGTTTGAGCAGAAATTTTTAGTGGTTTCTTCttgcttaattaaaatg ATTTTAGTCTGGTTGCATAATAATGGATCATTATTTACTGGATATGACATATTATTTGGCTATACTTCTCAATATCACTTACAAGATGAGAGCCGTTCTGTTGGCAATTCAGTCTTGTATCCTCTTCTTCATAAGACACTTTTGGAATCTGTTCAAGATATTTCCCTTTTACTTTCACGATTCATCGTCTCATGTAGCATAAATTCCTTGCAACcttttgaaaataatgaaactgTTGAAACTAGATCATGGTCAGATACGCAGGGGCATTACTTCCAAGGTATCATGTCGATGTTGTGGAGTTTAAGGACAGCTGTGAGGAGTGTCTCTGGATTATCATCTGAGGATGTCACAGCAAGGTCCCTTGTTCTACttgatttatttgaattttatgtacatttcgCGTCTGCTTGGCTTCAGCGAAACTCCAAAGGTCTCTTGTTGATGGTGCAACCTCTATTAATCACTTGTACTAATGGGCATACCCCTTATGAAGTTGATATAACGAATCTCAAGAACATTCTTTACCACATTGCAGAGTTGTTGGGTAGCAATTTGTCTGTGAATGATACAGGAGTAGGGCATATAGTTGCTAATTGTATGCCATCTACACAAGACAGAGAAACAATGCACTCATTCTCAGAAGATGAAAAATGGCATGTCATCGGGACATGCTTGTGGCAGCACCTGTCCAGATTATTGAAACATAAACTACATTTGCTATCTATTAATATTGAAGATGATTGCTTCTCTGGAGTTTCCCATGGCTTAATTTCTTCGTGGCCATCTGGTTCAATTGGATCTGATGACAccatgaaaaaagaaattatgtcATTTTCATTGATATTGGCCAAGTTACTGAAAATTACAATTCTACACGTTTCATCTTATCATGTAAAAATATTTGGGTCGCTCCTCCAGTTGAAAGTAGAGAATGAATTGCACATGACAACTTTGACATGGCTAAAAGATTCTATTGCATCTCAGGCCGAAGTCCTCTATCAGGATGCTAGTGCAGACATAATGAACAGCAAAGATGAATTATCAACTTTTGATATTTTGTGGGACACCTGTGCTGATCCTAACATTGTATCTGAAGGTTTTGCactagaaaaaataaattggtcTGAGTTTTTCAATCGTAGATCATCTCAAAGCTGGAGTAAATTCTACAAAATCATTAGAGGGGAGTATGAAACCAGGGAAGGTTTGGATCATGAAGTCAGATTGAGTACTAATCGTTCCAGCGATGAGGTTGAGTCACCTGGTAAGGGTTTATTTAAGAATGGGCGAGCTGTTCTAACTACCTGGCAGAAGGATGCAACTATTTCCAAGGAGGAGACACTTTTCCAAAATgctaaagaaatatataagaGAGACGGAGAGCTGTTGGAG GCACTTTGTGTGAACTCTGTCAATGAAGGGCAAGCTGCAATTGCTAGCAACCGAAAG GGCATTATTTTCTTCAGTTGGAAAGATGGGGTTACCTTTGTCGATAAATCAGAATACATCTGGGCTGATGCTGATTGGCCACCAAATGGTTGGGCTGGTGCTGAATCAACACCTGTTCCAACTTCTGTTTCTCCTGGTGTTGGTCTTGGGAGCAAGAAAGGGTCACACCTTGGTTTGGGAGGGGCAACCCTTGGCACAGGTTCTTTAGCTAGACCAAGGAGAGACTTAACAGGTGGTGGAGCATTTGGTATTCCAGGTTATGCTGGTATCGGTGCATCTGGCTTAGGTTGGGAAGTTCAAGAGGATTTCGAGGAGTTTCTTGACCCACCAGCTACCGTGGAAACAATAAGTACAAGGGCTTTTTCTAGTCACCCCTCAAGATCCTTCTTTTTGGTTGGTTCCAGCAATACACATATTTACTTGTGGGAG TTTGGTAACAATAAAGCCACTGCAACTTATGGTGTCCTCCCTGCTGCAAATGTTCCTCCACCGTATGCCCTAGCATCGGTATCCGCTTTGCAGTTTGACCCCTGTGGGCACAGGTTTGCTTCAGCTGCACTAGACGGAACTGTATGCACATGGCAGCTGGAGGTTGGAGGAAGGAGTAATATCCACCCAACAGAATCATCTCTCTGCTTTAATGGCTATGCATC GGATGTTACATATGTTACATCAAGCGGATCAGTTGTTGCAGCAGCTGGATACAGTGCTAATGGTGTTAATGCTGTAGTCTGGGACACGTTGGCTCCGCCCACAACCTCACAAGCTTCAATTATTTGTCATGAAg GCGGTGCTCGCTCCATTTCTATGTTTGATAATGACATTGGAAGTGGTTCTGTATCTCCCCTTATTGTAACTGGAGGTAAAGGTGGTGATGTTGGACTTCATGACTTTCGGTACATAGCAACCGGAAGGACTAAAAGGCATAAGCATTTCGATAACCGTGATAGAAGCAGCAATCTGCCTTCTAATCCCGACTTGCAAGCAGGGGCTGGTGACAAAGTTGGTGGCCAGAATCAGAATGGGATGCTTTGGTACATACCAAAGGCACACTTAG GAAGCGTTACCAAAATATCCACCATCCCACATACCAGCTTATTCTTAACTGGAAGTAAAGATGGAGATGTTAAGCTTTGGGATGCCAAAGCAGCACAGCTTGTCTATCACTGGCCCAAATTGCATGAAAGGCGCACCTTTCTGCAACCCAGTTCACGAGGTTTTGGTGGAGTTGTTAGG CCTGCGGTTACAGATATACAAGTTGTTTCTCATGGTTTTCTTACTTGTGGTTGGGATGGATCTGTAAAGTTGGTTCAGCTTAAAGATCACCAGCATGAGACATAA